The proteins below come from a single Zea mays cultivar B73 chromosome 8, Zm-B73-REFERENCE-NAM-5.0, whole genome shotgun sequence genomic window:
- the LOC103634744 gene encoding peptidyl-prolyl cis-trans isomerase CYP26-2, chloroplastic — MRAACHAHASLGKAKMSQRILNTAKQTPAPTQRHNPSPPPKLGRRAAAGASIAIAAAPALLAVSPAPSKAREAEAAVAPCLAELPVTAKAFLDVSIGGEPAGRITVGLFGGAAPAGAARFLSLVTGVGYRRKEFVKVVPGYVQHGGVVSYPAVPAVTERLAAEAEAVRARCGAGAGAVHAAAGAVSIVVRDPSLPPPRPKLVARGGKLEVEEEQAGVVPNATEFVVTTGAAPELDAAAVLVGRVLDGMDVVAKIAAVPTVRDNTDSPYFRVAKLIGDKRAVVAERGFNRPYTKILVTNCGVLS; from the exons ATGCGCGCCGCGTGCCATGCTCATGCCAGCCTGGGCAAAGCAAAAATGTCGCAGCGAATCCTCAACACCGCCAAGCAGACGCCAGCGCCGACGCAGCGGCACAACCCTTCGCCGCCGCCTAAGCTCGGCCGCCGCGCTGCCGCCGGCGCGTCAATCGCCATCGCGGCCGCGCCGGCTCTCCTGGCCGTCTCGCCGGCGCCGTCCAAGGCGCGGGAAGCCGAAGCCGCGGTGGCGCCGTGCCTCGCCGAGCTGCCCGTGACCGCGAAGGCCTTCCTGGACGTGTCGATCGGCGGCGAGCCGGCGGGGCGCATCACGGTGGGGCTGTTCGGGGGCGCGGCCCCGGCGGGCGCGGCCCGGTTCCTGTCCCTGGTGACGGGCGTGGGGTACCGGCGCAAGGAGTTCGTGAAGGTGGTGCCGGGCTACGTGCAGCACGGCGGCGTGGTGTCGTACCCGGCCGTGCCCGCGGTGACGGAGCGGCTGgcggccgaggcggaggcggtgcGCGCGCGGtgcggggccggggccggggccgtgcACGCGGCGGCCGGCGCGGTGTCGATCGTGGTGCGGGACCCGAGCCTGCCGCCGCCGCGGCCGAAGCTGGTGGCCAGGGGCGGGAAgctggaggtggaggaggagcagGCCGGCGTGGTGCCCAACGCCACCGAGTTCGTCGTCACCACCGGCGCGGCCCCCGAGCTGGACGCGGCCGCGGTGCTGGTCGGGAGGGTGCTGGATGGCATGGACGTGGTGGCCAAGATCGCCGCCGTGCCCACCGTCAGGGACAACACCGACTCGCCGTACTTCAG AGTGGCCAAGCTGATCGGCGACAAGAGAGCGGTGGTTGCGGAACGAGGCTTCAACCGCCCGTACACCAAGATCCTAGTCACCAACTGTGGTGTGCTCAGTTGA
- the LOC100191766 gene encoding Protein decapping 5-like has protein sequence MAAEAPPSASASASSSSAPRPPTAAASAPGGGGGGAPASAESYLGSLISLTSKSEIRYEGVLYDINTEESSIGLRNVRSFGTEGRKKDGVQIPASDKVYEYILFRGTDIKDLQVKSSPPQPPPPQAASLHNDPAIIQSHYSQPASTSSSLPSAGGAVLPDFSSQAVQYGLQRPTFQSNLPLYQPGNTPWGSSVAPPAGNAPWGSSVAPPAGNASTLSVPSMYWQGYYAPSSGLPHHLQPPPLLHPTPGLSVPQNLQYPGLNPSLQSGPQKLSELQPSLMPPITSQGPSSGILPATTAPASATLLAPESSKPLLPNMGSLFAPRATSLGATFPLPSQPTAVAETSATVSQNLTSFGSSKVPALPGSTLAYQTVSQSVSSTIAPSSSAQAEMPVPLLAPSGQLLQNTSSILSSSHSMQAPLQLASKEVKPIEPKAKVAEPLLPDPLLPDPPSRAMPEIKEPILPLPKQTPQKYNGSGSRNHHNFRGRGRGRGSAFSQSVTAFTEEFDFTAMNEKFNKDEVWGHLGKKSQSRDKDGEVGDDVFDEELEAEETDNPELAVKPVYVKDDFFDSLSSGTFGRGGPNGRGRPSERRRVDTETFGEFPRHRQPYRGGGRGYRGGGRSRGSYYGGRGYGNTGRGGPGNSYPHWGNGRD, from the exons ATGGCGGCTGAAGCGCCAccgtcggcgtcggcgtcggcgtccTCCTCCTCGGCTCCGCGGCCGCCTACCGCGGCCGCCTCcgcccccggcggcggcggcggcggggcgcCCGCGTCCGCGGAGTCGTACCTCGGGAGCCTCATCAGCCTGACATCGAAGAGCGAGATCAGGTACGAGGGCGTCCTCTACGACATCAACACCGAGGAGTCCAGCATCGGCCTGCGCAATG TGCGGTCCTTTGGAACCGAAGGTCGGAAGAAAGACGGAGTGCAGATTCCTGCTAGCGACAAAGTTTACGAGTATATCCTCTTCCGGGGAACTGATATCAAG GATTTGCAAGTTAAGTCATCACCACCACAGCCGCCACCACCACAAGCAGCTTCCCTGCACAATGATCCTGCCATAATACAG TCACATTATTCTCAACCTGCATCAACGTCATCAAGTTTGCCTTCAGCTGGGGGTGCAGTTTTACCAGACTTTAGCTCCCAGGCAGTTCAATATGGGCTTCAGAGGCCAACCTTTCAGAGTAACCTTCCTCTCTACCAACCAGGGAATACTCCGTGGGGCTCTTCAGTGGCACCTCCAGCAGGAAATGCTCCATGGGGCTCTTCAGTGGCGCCTCCAGCAGGAAATGCTTCAACACTTTCAGTTCCCTCAATGTACTGGCAAGGGTACTATGCACCTTCAAGTGGGCTGCCGCATCATTTGCAGCCACCTCCTTTGCTTCATCCAACACCAGGATTGTCGGTTCCCCAGAATCTCCAATATCCAGGACTAAATCCTTCTTTGCAATCTGGGCCGCAAAAGCTGTCAGAACTCCAACCCTCATTGATGCCACCTATTACTAGTCAAGGTCCTTCATCAGGTATCCTGCCTGCTACAACAGCTCCTGCTTCTGCTACATTATTAGCTCCAGAAAGCTCAAAGCCTCTGTTGCCGAACATGGGATCGTTGTTTGCTCCACGTGCAACATCTCTTGGTGCAACTTTTCCTTTACCAAGCCAGCCAACTGCCGTCGCTGAAACTAGTGCAACAGTGTCACAGAACTTAACTTCATTTGGTAGCAGCAAGGTTCCTGCTCTTCCAGGCTCAACACTGGCATACCAAACCGTATCTCAGTCTGTTTCTTCTACTATTGCCCCATCTAGCTCAGCCCAAGCGGAGATGCCTGTGCCTTTGCTGGCACCATCAGGTCAACTATTGCAGAACACATCATCCATCCTTTCATCATCGCATTCCATGCAGGCACCATTACAGCTGGCTAGCAAAGAAGTCAAGCCAATTGAGCCTAAGGCTAAGGTTGCAGAACCGTTACTACCTGACCCTTTGCTACCAGATCCACCATCACGGGCTATGCCTGAAATTAAGGAGCCTATATTACCATTGCCGAAACAGACGCCTCAGAAG TACAATGGATCTGGTTCACGCAACCACCACAACTTTAGGGGCCGTGGAAGGGGTAGAGGGAGTGCG TTTTCACAGTCTGTAACAGCATTCACTGAAGAATTTGATTTCACGGCCATGAATGAGAAGTTTAACAAAGATGAAGTATGGGGCCATCTTGGTAAGAAATCCCAGTCAAGGGACAAGGATGGTGAGGTGGGAGATGATGTGTTTGATGAAGAACTGGAGGCTGAGGAAACTGACAACCCAGAGCTAGCTGTTAAG CCTGTTTATGTCAAGGACGACTTCTTTGATTCCCTCTCTAGTGGAACGTTTGGACGTGGAGGGCCAAATGGAAGGGGAAGACCTTCTGAACGGCGCAGAGTAGACACAGAG ACGTTTGGCGAATTTCCGAGGCACAGGCAGCCCTACCGTGGTGGCGGCCGAGGCTACCGTGGCGGTGGGCGTTCCCGTGGTTCATATTACGGTGGCAGAGGCTATGGAAACACGGGGAGGGGTGGCCCTGGGAATTCTTATCCTCACTGGGGCAATGGGAGAGATTGA
- the LOC100191766 gene encoding protein decapping 5-like isoform X1, translated as MAAEAPPSASASASSSSAPRPPTAAASAPGGGGGGAPASAESYLGSLISLTSKSEIRYEGVLYDINTEESSIGLRNVRSFGTEGRKKDGVQIPASDKVYEYILFRGTDIKDLQVKSSPPQPPPPQAASLHNDPAIIQSHYSQPASTSSSLPSAGGAVLPDFSSQAVQYGLQRPTFQSNLPLYQPGNTPWGSSVAPPAGNAPWGSSVAPPAGNASTLSVPSMYWQGYYAPSSGLPHHLQPPPLLHPTPGLSVPQNLQYPGLNPSLQSGPQKLSELQPSLMPPITSQGPSSGILPATTAPASATLLAPESSKPLLPNMGSLFAPRATSLGATFPLPSQPTAVAETSATVSQNLTSFGSSKVPALPGSTLAYQTVSQSVSSTIAPSSSAQAEMPVPLLAPSGQLLQNTSSILSSSHSMQAPLQLASKEVKPIEPKAKVAEPLLPDPLLPDPPSRAMPEIKEPILPLPKQTPQKFSQSVTAFTEEFDFTAMNEKFNKDEVWGHLGKKSQSRDKDGEVGDDVFDEELEAEETDNPELAVKPVYVKDDFFDSLSSGTFGRGGPNGRGRPSERRRVDTETFGEFPRHRQPYRGGGRGYRGGGRSRGSYYGGRGYGNTGRGGPGNSYPHWGNGRD; from the exons ATGGCGGCTGAAGCGCCAccgtcggcgtcggcgtcggcgtccTCCTCCTCGGCTCCGCGGCCGCCTACCGCGGCCGCCTCcgcccccggcggcggcggcggcggggcgcCCGCGTCCGCGGAGTCGTACCTCGGGAGCCTCATCAGCCTGACATCGAAGAGCGAGATCAGGTACGAGGGCGTCCTCTACGACATCAACACCGAGGAGTCCAGCATCGGCCTGCGCAATG TGCGGTCCTTTGGAACCGAAGGTCGGAAGAAAGACGGAGTGCAGATTCCTGCTAGCGACAAAGTTTACGAGTATATCCTCTTCCGGGGAACTGATATCAAG GATTTGCAAGTTAAGTCATCACCACCACAGCCGCCACCACCACAAGCAGCTTCCCTGCACAATGATCCTGCCATAATACAG TCACATTATTCTCAACCTGCATCAACGTCATCAAGTTTGCCTTCAGCTGGGGGTGCAGTTTTACCAGACTTTAGCTCCCAGGCAGTTCAATATGGGCTTCAGAGGCCAACCTTTCAGAGTAACCTTCCTCTCTACCAACCAGGGAATACTCCGTGGGGCTCTTCAGTGGCACCTCCAGCAGGAAATGCTCCATGGGGCTCTTCAGTGGCGCCTCCAGCAGGAAATGCTTCAACACTTTCAGTTCCCTCAATGTACTGGCAAGGGTACTATGCACCTTCAAGTGGGCTGCCGCATCATTTGCAGCCACCTCCTTTGCTTCATCCAACACCAGGATTGTCGGTTCCCCAGAATCTCCAATATCCAGGACTAAATCCTTCTTTGCAATCTGGGCCGCAAAAGCTGTCAGAACTCCAACCCTCATTGATGCCACCTATTACTAGTCAAGGTCCTTCATCAGGTATCCTGCCTGCTACAACAGCTCCTGCTTCTGCTACATTATTAGCTCCAGAAAGCTCAAAGCCTCTGTTGCCGAACATGGGATCGTTGTTTGCTCCACGTGCAACATCTCTTGGTGCAACTTTTCCTTTACCAAGCCAGCCAACTGCCGTCGCTGAAACTAGTGCAACAGTGTCACAGAACTTAACTTCATTTGGTAGCAGCAAGGTTCCTGCTCTTCCAGGCTCAACACTGGCATACCAAACCGTATCTCAGTCTGTTTCTTCTACTATTGCCCCATCTAGCTCAGCCCAAGCGGAGATGCCTGTGCCTTTGCTGGCACCATCAGGTCAACTATTGCAGAACACATCATCCATCCTTTCATCATCGCATTCCATGCAGGCACCATTACAGCTGGCTAGCAAAGAAGTCAAGCCAATTGAGCCTAAGGCTAAGGTTGCAGAACCGTTACTACCTGACCCTTTGCTACCAGATCCACCATCACGGGCTATGCCTGAAATTAAGGAGCCTATATTACCATTGCCGAAACAGACGCCTCAGAAG TTTTCACAGTCTGTAACAGCATTCACTGAAGAATTTGATTTCACGGCCATGAATGAGAAGTTTAACAAAGATGAAGTATGGGGCCATCTTGGTAAGAAATCCCAGTCAAGGGACAAGGATGGTGAGGTGGGAGATGATGTGTTTGATGAAGAACTGGAGGCTGAGGAAACTGACAACCCAGAGCTAGCTGTTAAG CCTGTTTATGTCAAGGACGACTTCTTTGATTCCCTCTCTAGTGGAACGTTTGGACGTGGAGGGCCAAATGGAAGGGGAAGACCTTCTGAACGGCGCAGAGTAGACACAGAG ACGTTTGGCGAATTTCCGAGGCACAGGCAGCCCTACCGTGGTGGCGGCCGAGGCTACCGTGGCGGTGGGCGTTCCCGTGGTTCATATTACGGTGGCAGAGGCTATGGAAACACGGGGAGGGGTGGCCCTGGGAATTCTTATCCTCACTGGGGCAATGGGAGAGATTGA